The DNA region CTGCGCGGCGTCGGAAGGCGCCGCTTCGGCCGGCGCGGCCGCCTCGGGCGCGGCCTCGGGCGCGGCCTCCGGCGCCGGCTCGGTCGTGGCCGCCGGGGCGGGCGGCGCCGCGACGGGCTCGGGCTCGGCCGGGAGGTTGCGCCGCGCGGCCGCGATCGCCGCCGCCGCCGTCCGGATCAGGGTGCCGCTCAGCTCGGTCAGGGTCTTCATGGGGCCGTAGCCATACACCATCGGCCCGCGCCGACAAAGCGCCGCGGGGTCACCCCTCGGCGCCGGCCTAGGGCCTGGGCGGCGGGTGCTGGCGGGACCAGGCCTGGAACCGTCCGGCGGCCCCCTGGAGGCGGGGCGAGGCGGTCGCCCAGGAGAACGACCGGGTCAGGCGCAGGTCGCGGAGCGGGAGGATCCGGAGCGTGCCGGCCGCCACCTCGAGCTGCACGCTCCAGCGCGAGACGAACGCCACGCCCAGCCCCGCCACCGCGGCCATCTTGATCGACTGGTTGGAGCCGAACAGGAGCTCGGACCGGCGCACCGAGCGGGCCCCGAGGACCCCGGCCAGCGCCTCCTCGACCACCGCGCGGGTGTTGGACCCGGGCTCGCGGAGCAGCAGCGGGGCCGAGGCGAGGTCGGCCGCGCGGGAGATGCGCAGGAGGTCGCGCGCGGACGCGGCGGCGACCGCCACCAGCTCGTCCTCCAGGTAGCGCTCCAGGTGGACGCGCGGCGAGCGCAGCCGGCCCTCCACGATCCCGAGCGGCACCTTCCCGTCCGCCACCCACTCCAGCACGCGGGCCGTGTTCGCGACCTGGAGCCGGAACGGGACGCGGCCGTGCACGGCGCGGTAGCCGGCCACGAGCGGCGGGGCGACGTAGGACGCGGTGGTCATGCTGGCGCCGAGCACCACCTCCTCGCCCACGCCCGGCTCGTCCTGGAACGCGCCCTCCACCTCGCCGAGCAGCGCGTGCACCTGCTTGGCGGTGTCGAGCAGCCGCAGCCCCCAGTCGTTCGGCGTGACGCCCTTCGACGAGCGGACCAGCAGCGCGCGGCCGCACTCCTCCTCCAGGGCGCGGATCTGCGCGGTGACCGCCGGCTGCGACAGGTGGAGCAGCTTGGCGGCGGTGGAGATCTTCCGGGCCTGCGCGACCACGCGGAAGGTCTCGAGCTTGCGGGGATCGAGGCGGCGCACGCGCGCAGGCTATCAGATCCCCTGCGCGCCCGGGAGCCGACCATCAGCTCTGCCTATGGTCCATCGGATCTTGCGTGGAGGCGCGCCGCGCGGGCGGGCGCATCATCGCCTCCGGAACGCCGGGCCGCGCCCGGCCGCTCAGCCCCGGAGGGCACCGCACATGGCCTCGATCCAGACCCGCGTCACCCGCACCGTCGTCGCGCTCGACGACACCGCCAGCTGCGCCGAGGCCGCCCGCCTCATGACCGACCGCGGCATCGGCTCGGTCGGCGTGCGCCGCGGCGGGGCGCTCACGGGCCTGGTGACCGAGCGCGACCTGGTCGCGGCCATCGCGCGCGGGGTGGACCCGGCGAAGACGCCGCTCGCGGCGGTGCTGCGCCCCGACTTCCCCGCCGTCGCGCCGCAGGCCACCGACGCCGAGTGCGCCCAGCTCATGCGCACCCGCCGCACCCGCCACCTGGCGGTGCGCGAGGGCGGCGCGGTGGTGGGCGTCATCTCGATGCTCGACCTCGTGGACCTGGTGGTCGAGGAGAAGCAGTCGGACATCGAGCAGCTCGAGAGCTACATCCGCGGCGGCCGCGCCCACCAGCTGAGCGAGCCCATCACCACGCTCTTCAGCCACGCGGCCAACTCCGCCTACTAGGGCCTCCCCCTCACCACGGCACCGGCCGGTAGTCCTTGAAGAACTGCCCGGCCGGGTGCCGCCCGGTGCGGAAGCCCTCGAAGATGGGCGCGACGATCCGCGCCGCCCCGTCCACGATGTCGAGCGGCGGCGAGAACGCGTGCTCCTCCGCCTTGCGCGCGGCGAGGTGGGCCGGGTCCTCGTCGGTCACCCAGCCGGTGTCCACCGCGTTCAGGAAGATCCCGTCCTTCGCGTAGTCCGCCGCGCTGGTCCGCACCAGCATGTTGAGCGCCGCCTTCGCCATGTTGGTGTGCGGGTGCCGGTCGGTCTTGTGCTCGCGGTAGAACTGCCCCTCCATCGCCGACACCATCACCACGTGCCGGGCCGCGTCGCCGCTGGTGGCGGTCCCCGGGGGCGCGCCGGGCGCCCGCGTCATGAGCGGCTTCAGCCGCGACGCCATCACGAACGGCGCCGTCGCGTTCACCAGCAGCACCTCCAGCAGCTCCAGGGTGGGCACCTCGTGCAGGCGCAGGCGCCACGAGTTGTGCGCGCGCAGGTCCACCTGCTGCAGGTCCTGGTCGAGCACGCCGCGCGGGAACAGCTCCAGCGCGCTCCTCCCCGGCAGGAGCAGGTCCGCGTCGCTGCGCGCCTGCGAGAGCAGCGCGGGCCCGGTCACGCCCGCCGCGCCGCCCTGGCCGCGGAGCGCGTCCCGGAACGCCTCCCAGTCGCGCAGCAGCGCGCGCTCGGCCGGCGGCAGCGCGGACGGCGGCGCCTGCTCGGCCTCGAGCAGGTGCGCGTAGAACCCCGGGGGCCGCCGCACCGTCTGGCAGGCGTTGTGGAGCTGGAAGTCGAGCCGCGGCAGCGTCGCCTCGAGCCGCTGGCAGAGCAGCTCGACGCTGGGGGTGTGGCGCAGGTCCACGCCGTGGATCGAGAGCCGGTCCCGCCAGCGCTCGAAGTCCGCCTCGCGCGCGTAGCGCGCCGCGGCGTCGCGCGGGAACCGGGTCAGCGCCACCACGCTGCACCCGGCGCGGAGCAGCAGCAGCGCCGCCTGGTAGCCGATCTTCACGCGCGCGCCGGTCACGAGCGCCACCCGGCCCCGCAGGTCCGCGCCGGCGGTGCGGCGCGCCTGGTTCTCGTCCCCGCAGGCGCGGCACAGCTGATCGTAGAACGGGTGCAGGCGGCGGAACGTCGCCTTGCACACGTAGCACTTGCGCGGCTCCGACAGCTCCGGCCCGGTGTTCTCCTCGGCGCCCGGCGCGCCCGCCCCTGCCCCGGCGCCGCCCTCGCCCGCGCCGGGCAGGCGCGGCCACCAGCCGGACGCGTCGGCGCCTGGCGGCGGCAGCGCGGGGAGCGGCGCCACGAACACCGGCGCCTGCCGGAGCCGCTGGATGCCGGTGTCCCGGCGCAGGTCCGCGTCCCGCGACCGGCGCGCGCGGTGCTCCTCCTTGAGCAGGGCCTTCTGCAGCTTCTTGCGGGCCTTCAGGTCCGGCCGCGCCACCTCGCCGGCCAGCCGCTGCAGCGCCACGCGCGCGTCCGCGTCCACGCGCGCGAGCACGGTGCGGTCCTCGGCCACCCGCGCCAGCACGCGGAGCGCCGCCGCGAGGTCGGCCGGATCGAGGTCCGGCCCGCCGCCGTCGCCAGGTGTCGCCATGGGGGCGCATCCATACCCCGGCCGCGGGCGCGTGCCCACCCCCGCCGCGCGGCGGCGTGCCACGGGCGTCCCTCGTCCGCGCGTCCCGGCCCTGCGGGTCGGGCGCTCGCGCGACTTTCCCGGCGCGGGCCGGCGGGCGACGCTGGGCACGGTCGCAGCGTCGGGCGACCCGGGGGGACGCGATGATCCACTTCTACGAAGAGGCGGCGGGCGGCGCGGCGTGCCGGGCGGAGAACGGCCGGTTCTGGACCATCGTCCCCGTCACCGTCTCCTGCCCCGCCTGCCAGGCGGTGCTGGCCGAGCGCGAGGCGGAGCGCCGGGCGCAGCGGGCCCCGCCGCCCCCGTGCGCGCCGGCGCTGCTCGGCCGGCTGCGCTCCGCCTGACGGCGTCTCACGGATCGGCCGTCCCGTCGCCCGGCGCCGCGCGGCAGCCCGCCTCGAGGACCCGCGCGAGCGTGGCGGGATCGAGGGGCTTCTCCACCCGGGCGTTCGGGACCCGCTCCAGGAACTCGCGCGCGCGCGCGGTGAAGGCGCCGCCGGTCATGAACACGATGCGCGCCGCCTGGCCGGGGTCGAGCTCCTGGACCGACGCGTGGACGTCCATCCCGGCCAGCTCCGGCATCATCAGGTCGCAGAGGATGACGTCCCAGCGCTCGCCCGAGTGGAGCCGCCGCAGCGCCTGCGCCGGGTCGGTGCTCACGTCCACCGTGCAGTCGCGCGACAGCGTCCGGCCGATGGCGCGCGCCACCAGCGGATCGTCGTCGAGCACCAGCACCCGCCGCCGCGGCGGCACGGCCGGCCTCGCGGACGCCTCGTCGGGACCGGCCGCGGCGCCGGCCGGCGCCGGCGGGAGCAGCACCCGGAACCGGCTCCCCCGCCCGACCTCCGTCTCGACGTGGATCTCGCCGCCCAGCGCCTTCACGATGCCGTGGCAGATCGACAGGCCCAGCCCCGTCCCCTCCCCCACGCCCTTGGTGGTGAAGAACGGGTCGAAGATCCGGGGCAGCACGTCGGGCGCGATGCCGGTGCCGGTGTCGGCCACCGCCACCTCGACGCGCCCGTCCGCGGCGAGCGCGGTGGAGACCTCGATCCGGTTCGCGCCCGGGTCGCCCTCGGGGATGGCGTGGGCGGCGTTCACGATCAGGTTGAGCATCACCTGGCCGATCCGCGCCTCGCTCGCCAGGACCCGCGGGACCGGCCCGAACCGCACGATCACCTGCGCGCGCCCGGCGGTGAGCGTGCCCGTCATCTTGAGGCAGCCCTCGACGACGCGCACCACGTCCACCGGCTCGAGCCGGTCGTCCTCGGCGCGCGAGAACGCCTTCAGGTCGCGCACGATGTGGCGGACGCGGTCGGCGCCGGCCAGCGCCTCGCGCAGCGCCTGGAGCGCCTCGACCAGCGGCGCCTCCCGCCGCGCGTCCACCGACCGCAGCCGCTCCAGCGCGAAGGCCACGTTGCCGTACACGTAGGTGAGCGGGTTGTTCACCTCGTGGGCCACGCCGGCCGCCATCGTCCCCAGCGACGCCATGCGCTCGGCGACCTGCACCCGCGCCTGCATCTCCCGCCGCTCGGTGACGTCGCGGGTGACGCCGATGGCGCCGAGCACCTGCCCGCCGGCGCTCCACAGCAGGCTGAAGCGCGACTCCGCCTGGACCCGCCGCCCGTCCTTCGCCACCACCTCGTGCTCGATGAGAGCGTCGGCGAACGGCTGCGCGTGCGGCGCCACCGCGCCGAGCCGCGCGAGCGCCGAGCGGATCCGCTCGATCGACGGCGGCGAGAGGAGCCGCGGCCAGCGGACGCGGCAGGCCTCCTCCGGCGTCCACCCGGCCAGCCGCTGCACCGCCGGGCTCACGTAGGTGAGGCGGCGCGCGGCGTCCACCATCCAGATCACGTCGGTGGCGCTCTCGGCCAGCAGCCGGAACCGGGTCTCCTGCTCGGCGAGGTCCTGCACCGCCGCCTGGTGCCGGCGCCAGGCGCGCAGCGTCAGCCAGGCCGCGGCGGCGGTGAGCAGGCCGAAGGCGGCCAGCACGGTCGTGGCGAGCAGCGTGGAGCGGCGCCAGGCGGCGAGGTAGTCGTCGAACGCGAGCCCCACGATCACGAGGTGCCCGGTGCGCGGCATCCGCCGGAACGTGAAGGTGCGCTCGATGCCGTCCACCGCCACGCCGGAGTAGGTCGCGGACCGGTGGCCGTCGCGGAGCAGCGCCTGCAGCTCGGGGGAGACGGTGCGGTCGCCGAGCGCGATGGACGCGCCGGAGCTCTGCCGGCGCACGACGACGCCGAGGTCGGGGTCGCGCAGCACGATGACGCCCCGCGCGCCCACGTCGTAGCCGTCGAACGCGCGGGCGAGGTCCTCCAGCAGCACGCTCGCGACCGCCACGCCGGCGAAGGTCCCGTCGGCGTGCCGGAGCGCGCGCGCCAGGACCAGCTGCGGCCGGTCGGTGAGCCGGCCGACGATGGGCCTCGAGACGACCACGCCGAGGCCGGGCTCGGCCCGCAGCCGCCGGAAGTAGTCGCGGTCGGAGACGTCGGTCACGATGCCCGGGGGCGTGTCGCGGCCGTGCGCCAGCACGCCGTCCGCGTCGAACGTGTCGAGCGCGTGGAGCTGCGGGATGCGGCCGCGCTGGCGGGCCAGGAAGTCGTCGAACGCGGGCCCGTCCACCCGGCCCCCGGCCGACTCGCGCTCGTACTCGTCCGCCACGGTGAGCAGCGTCAGCCCGACCTTCTCGAAGACGCCGTCGAGGTACTGCTCCAGCGCGGCGGCGAGGTTCTGCGTGGCCGCGGTGGCGCGCTCGCGGTTGTGCAGGCGGCTCGCCTCCACGGACGAGCCGACCAGCAGGACGGCCAGCAGGTCGATGATCGCGACCGCCACCACCAGCGCCCCGGCTGCCCGGGACGATGACCAGGCCGGCACCGGGGACCGTCTTTCTCCGTCGCTCACGCGCGCGCTCCGGGGGACCGGGGCCACGAGCCGACGGTCGAGCGGCGAGAGTACCCTCCGGACCGCGCGCTCGGAAGCGCCGGCCGGCTCCGGCGCGCCGCGGGCCGCCCCCGCGCTCACGGGACGGCCGGGCAGGTGCTCCCTCCTCCCACCCGGCGACGCGCTACCCGGGGAGGAGCTCGCGGACCGCGTCCTCCAGGCGCGCCCGCGGCACCGCGCCGACGAGCTGCCGGGCCACCTTGCCGCCCATGAAGAAGAGCAGCGTCGGCATCGAGCGGATCCCGTACCGCTCGGCGGTGGCCGGGTGCCGCTCCACGTCGAGCGCGGCGACCTTCACGCGGCCGCGGTAGCCGCTCGCCAGCGCCTCCAGCGTGGGCGCGAGCGCCTTGCAGGGCGCGCACCACGCGGCGGTGAACTCCACCAGCACCGGCTCCGGCGCGGCCAGCACCTCGCGCTCGAACTCCGCGTCGCCGATCTCCATCACCGCCGCCATGGCCGCCTCCGCCGCGCCGCCGGGCGGAGTGCCCGGCCGCCGCGCGGGACCGGATCTACCCGCGCCGGCGCGCCGGGGCGACCGCCCGCGCCGGAACGCTGCGTTCCACGGCGGCCCCCGGACCCTCGGCCGGCGCGCGCCCCGGCGGATCCCAGGGCAGCGCCGCGGCGCCGCCCGACACCAGCTCGAGGAAGGCGCGGACCTTGGGCGCGAGGTGCCGGCCGCTCGGGTACACCGCGTGGACCGGCATGCCGGGCGGCGTCTCCGCCTCGAGCACGGCCACGAGCCGCCCGGACCGGACGTCCTCCGCGACGAGCGCCGCGGGCAGGCGCACCACGCCCAGCCCGGCGCGGGCGGCGAGCTGCCCCGCGCGCACGCTGGGCACGCGCAGGCGGCCGGCGGGGCGCACGGTCCGCGCCGTCGCGCCCGCGCCGAAGAACCACACCTCGTCGGTGCCCGCCTCGGCGAGCAGGATGCAATCATGCGCGCCCGCGTCCCCCTCGCCGCGCAGCGCGTCCGCGGTCGCGGGCGTGCCGCGGCGGGCCAGGTAGGCGGGGCTGGCGTAGCAGCCGGTGCGCAGCGTCCCGAGGCGCCGCGCCACCAGCGAGGAGTCGGCGAGCGGGCCGGTGCGCAGCGCGAGGTCGTGCTCCTCCGCGAGCAGGTCCACGTGCGGCGGCGCGAGCGCGACCTCGACGCTCAGGCGCGGGTGGCGGAGCAGCAGCTCGGCCACCGCCGGCGCGAGCAGCTCGCCGAGCAGGGCCGGGGTGGCGATGCGCAGCGTGCCCTGCGGCGCGCCGCGCGCCTCGGCGGTCTCGCGGTCCAGCGCGCGGGCCTCGGCCACCAGGCGGGCGGCGCGGGCGTGGTACGCGCGGCCCGCCTCGGTGAGCCGCAGGCGGCGCGCGTTCCGCTCCAGCAGCCGCACGCCGAGCCGCTCCTCGAGCGCGGCGAGCCGGCGGCTCACGGTGGACTTGCGCAGGCCGAGGCGCGCCGCGGCCGCCGTGAGGCCGCCGGTGGCCACCACCTCGACGAGCAGCCGGAGGTCGTCCAGGCTCGCGTCCGCTGCGATCATGGCGCGCGGCGCAAGCTCACCCCGCCCGCTCGGCGGCGGCCGGCGCCACCGCGCCCGGGGCGGCCGGGGCCGAGGCGGGGGCCGGGGTCCTGGCGCGGCCGGCGGCGCCGGACGTCGCCAGCCAGGAGCCGCCGAGGATCAGCGCGAACCCCACCGCGGTGCCGACGGTGAACGGCTCACCGAGCAGCGTCACGCCGGCCGCCACCGCCACCGC from Anaeromyxobacter dehalogenans 2CP-C includes:
- a CDS encoding LysR substrate-binding domain-containing protein, with translation MRRLDPRKLETFRVVAQARKISTAAKLLHLSQPAVTAQIRALEEECGRALLVRSSKGVTPNDWGLRLLDTAKQVHALLGEVEGAFQDEPGVGEEVVLGASMTTASYVAPPLVAGYRAVHGRVPFRLQVANTARVLEWVADGKVPLGIVEGRLRSPRVHLERYLEDELVAVAAASARDLLRISRAADLASAPLLLREPGSNTRAVVEEALAGVLGARSVRRSELLFGSNQSIKMAAVAGLGVAFVSRWSVQLEVAAGTLRILPLRDLRLTRSFSWATASPRLQGAAGRFQAWSRQHPPPRP
- a CDS encoding CBS domain-containing protein: MASIQTRVTRTVVALDDTASCAEAARLMTDRGIGSVGVRRGGALTGLVTERDLVAAIARGVDPAKTPLAAVLRPDFPAVAPQATDAECAQLMRTRRTRHLAVREGGAVVGVISMLDLVDLVVEEKQSDIEQLESYIRGGRAHQLSEPITTLFSHAANSAY
- a CDS encoding SDR family NAD(P)-dependent oxidoreductase, with translation MATPGDGGGPDLDPADLAAALRVLARVAEDRTVLARVDADARVALQRLAGEVARPDLKARKKLQKALLKEEHRARRSRDADLRRDTGIQRLRQAPVFVAPLPALPPPGADASGWWPRLPGAGEGGAGAGAGAPGAEENTGPELSEPRKCYVCKATFRRLHPFYDQLCRACGDENQARRTAGADLRGRVALVTGARVKIGYQAALLLLRAGCSVVALTRFPRDAAARYAREADFERWRDRLSIHGVDLRHTPSVELLCQRLEATLPRLDFQLHNACQTVRRPPGFYAHLLEAEQAPPSALPPAERALLRDWEAFRDALRGQGGAAGVTGPALLSQARSDADLLLPGRSALELFPRGVLDQDLQQVDLRAHNSWRLRLHEVPTLELLEVLLVNATAPFVMASRLKPLMTRAPGAPPGTATSGDAARHVVMVSAMEGQFYREHKTDRHPHTNMAKAALNMLVRTSAADYAKDGIFLNAVDTGWVTDEDPAHLAARKAEEHAFSPPLDIVDGAARIVAPIFEGFRTGRHPAGQFFKDYRPVPW
- a CDS encoding ATP-binding protein is translated as MPAWSSSRAAGALVVAVAIIDLLAVLLVGSSVEASRLHNRERATAATQNLAAALEQYLDGVFEKVGLTLLTVADEYERESAGGRVDGPAFDDFLARQRGRIPQLHALDTFDADGVLAHGRDTPPGIVTDVSDRDYFRRLRAEPGLGVVVSRPIVGRLTDRPQLVLARALRHADGTFAGVAVASVLLEDLARAFDGYDVGARGVIVLRDPDLGVVVRRQSSGASIALGDRTVSPELQALLRDGHRSATYSGVAVDGIERTFTFRRMPRTGHLVIVGLAFDDYLAAWRRSTLLATTVLAAFGLLTAAAAWLTLRAWRRHQAAVQDLAEQETRFRLLAESATDVIWMVDAARRLTYVSPAVQRLAGWTPEEACRVRWPRLLSPPSIERIRSALARLGAVAPHAQPFADALIEHEVVAKDGRRVQAESRFSLLWSAGGQVLGAIGVTRDVTERREMQARVQVAERMASLGTMAAGVAHEVNNPLTYVYGNVAFALERLRSVDARREAPLVEALQALREALAGADRVRHIVRDLKAFSRAEDDRLEPVDVVRVVEGCLKMTGTLTAGRAQVIVRFGPVPRVLASEARIGQVMLNLIVNAAHAIPEGDPGANRIEVSTALAADGRVEVAVADTGTGIAPDVLPRIFDPFFTTKGVGEGTGLGLSICHGIVKALGGEIHVETEVGRGSRFRVLLPPAPAGAAAGPDEASARPAVPPRRRVLVLDDDPLVARAIGRTLSRDCTVDVSTDPAQALRRLHSGERWDVILCDLMMPELAGMDVHASVQELDPGQAARIVFMTGGAFTARAREFLERVPNARVEKPLDPATLARVLEAGCRAAPGDGTADP
- the trxA gene encoding thioredoxin; this encodes MAAVMEIGDAEFEREVLAAPEPVLVEFTAAWCAPCKALAPTLEALASGYRGRVKVAALDVERHPATAERYGIRSMPTLLFFMGGKVARQLVGAVPRARLEDAVRELLPG
- a CDS encoding LysR family transcriptional regulator, whose amino-acid sequence is MIAADASLDDLRLLVEVVATGGLTAAAARLGLRKSTVSRRLAALEERLGVRLLERNARRLRLTEAGRAYHARAARLVAEARALDRETAEARGAPQGTLRIATPALLGELLAPAVAELLLRHPRLSVEVALAPPHVDLLAEEHDLALRTGPLADSSLVARRLGTLRTGCYASPAYLARRGTPATADALRGEGDAGAHDCILLAEAGTDEVWFFGAGATARTVRPAGRLRVPSVRAGQLAARAGLGVVRLPAALVAEDVRSGRLVAVLEAETPPGMPVHAVYPSGRHLAPKVRAFLELVSGGAAALPWDPPGRAPAEGPGAAVERSVPARAVAPARRRG